A window from Agelaius phoeniceus isolate bAgePho1 chromosome 13, bAgePho1.hap1, whole genome shotgun sequence encodes these proteins:
- the KIF23 gene encoding kinesin-like protein KIF23 isoform X3: MKAARARTPRRPRKATNPTQKDPVGVYCRVRPLSRADQECCIEVINGTTVQIHPPEGYRVFRNGEYRETQYSFKEVFGTLVAQKELFDVVAKPLVEDLIRGKNGLLFTYGVTGSGKTHTMTGSPGDGGLLPRCLAMIFNSIGPFQAKRFVFKLDDKNGVDVQSEVEALLERQRREALPTPKTPAGKRQLDPEFADMIDAQDHCRAGDVDEDNVYGVFVSYIEIYNNYIYDLLEEAPCDPIKPKPPQSKILREDQNHNMYVTGCTEVEVKSTEEAFEVFWRGQKKRRIANTQLNRESSRSHSVFIIKLAQAPLDADGDNVLQEKEQITLSQLSLVDLAGSERTNRTKAEGNRLREAGNINQSLMTLRTCIEVLRENQLYGTNKMVPYRDSKLTHLFKNYFDGEGKVRMIVCVNPKAEDYEESLQVMRFAEMTQEVEVARPLDRPLCGLTPGRRLRNQAFREELSRKLELRGGPVGAGPEEPSPAELFFQSFPPLPSCELLDINDDQTLPKLIEALEQRHKMRQMLAEEFAKNVLAFKTMLQEFDSSVASKENYIQGKLAEKEKTITGQKTELERLEKKIKTLEYKIEILEKTATIYEEDKRNLQQELESKSQKLQRQASDKRRLEARLQGMVAETSLKWEKECERRVAAKQLEMQNKLWVKDEKLKQLKAIVTEPRAERPERPSREREREKPLPRSVSPSPAPSAPVAPLRPRRSRSAGERWVDHRPPSHVPTETLLQPRVPRAITVDAPSERALARCDRYLLTHQELASDGEIQTKLIKGDVFKTRGGGQAVQFTDIETLKQESPTGRKRRSSPPNPDPAGDAADSEWTDVETRCSVAVEMRAGSALGPGFQHHAQPKRRKP, from the exons ATGAAGGCGGC TAGGGCCAGGACGCCGCGGAGGCCGAGGAAAGCCACGAACCCCACGCAGAAGGACCCGGTGGGG GTGTACTGCCGGGTGCGGCCGCTCAGCCGGGCGGACCAGGAATGCTGCATCGAGGTCATCAACGGCACCACGGTGCAGATCCACCCTCCCGAGGGCTACCGCGTGTTCAGGAATGGCGAGTACCGCGAG ACCCAGTATTCCTTCAAGGAGGTGTTTGGCACGCTGGTGGCACAGAAGGAGCTCTTTGACGTGGTGGCCAAGCCTCTGGTGGAGGACCTGATCCGGGGCAAGAACG GTCTCCTGTTCACCTATGGAGTGACGGGCAGCGGGAAGACCCACACCATGACAGGATCTCCTGGGGATGGGGGGCTCCTGCCCCGCTGCCTGGCCATGATCTTCAACAGCATCGGCCCCTTCCAGGCCAAGAGATTC GTTTTCAAGCTGGATGACAAGAACGGGGTGGACGTGCAGAGCGAGGTGGAGGCTCTGCTGGAACGCCAGAGGAGAGAGGCCCTGcccaccccaaaaactccagctGGGAA GAGGCAGCTGGATCCCGAGTTTGCCGACATGATCGACGCGCAGGATCACTGCCGGGCGGGGGACGTGGACGAGGACAACGTCTACGGCGTCTTCGTGTCCTACATCGAGATCTACAACAACTACATCTACGACCTGCTGGAGGAGGCCCCCTGCGACCCCATCAAACCCAA ACCTCCCCAGTCCAAAATCCTTCGGGAAGACCAGAACCACAACATGTACGTGACGGGCTGCACCGAAGTGGAGGTCAAATCCACAGAGGAAGCTTTTGAAGTCTTTTGGAGAG GGCAGAAGAAGCGGCGCATCGCCAACACGCAGCTGAACCGGGAATCCAGCCGCTCCCACTCGGTGTTCATCATCAAACTGGCACAGGCTCCTCTGGATGCTGATGGGGACAACGTGCTCCAG gaaaaggagcagatcaccctgagccagctgtccCTGGTGGATCTTGCGGGAAGTGAGAGAACCAACAGGACCAAAGCTGAGGGGAACAGACTGCGGGAAGCAG GGAATATCAACCAGTCCTTGATGACATTGAGGACGTGCATCGAGGTTCTGCGGGAAAACCAATTGTATGGAACAAACAAG ATGGTTCCATACAGAGATTCCAAACTGACTCATCTCTTCAAGAACTATTTCGATGGAGAAGGGAAAGTTCGGATGATTGTGTGTGTGAATCCCAAGGCGGAGGACTACGAGGAAAGCCTG CAAGTGATGCGTTTTGCAGAGATGACCCAGGAGGTGGAGGTGGCCAGGCCCCTGGACAGGCCCCTGTGCGGGCTGACGCCGGGGCGGCGCCTCCGGAACCAGGCATTCCGGGAGGAGCTGTCCCGCAAGCTGGAGCTCAGGGGCGGCCCCGTGGGAGCAG GACCAGAGGAGCCATCTCCTGCTGAGCTCTTCTTCCAGAGCTTCCCTCCCCTGCCTTCCTGCGAGCTCTTGGACATCAACGATGACCAAACACTCCCAAAACTGATCGAGGCCCTGGAGCAGCGCCACAAAATGAGGCAGATGCTGGCAGAGGAATTTGCCAAAAACG TTCTTGCCTTTAAAACAATGCTGCAAGAATTTGACTCCAGTGTTGCATCCAAGGAAAATTACATCCAAGGAAAactggctgagaaggagaaaacCATAACAGGGCAGAAGACAGAGCTGGAACGGCTGGAGAAGAAGATTAAAACCTTGGAGTACAAG ATTGAGATTTTGGAGAAGACAGCCACAATTTACGAGGAGGACAAGAGgaacctgcagcaggagctggagagcaAGAGCCAGAAGCTGCAGCGGCAGGCGTCGGACAAGAGGAGGCTGGaggccaggctgcagggaatgGTGGCTGAGACCTCCCTCAAGTGGGAGAAGGAATGT gagcGGCGGGTGGCAGCCAAGCAGCTGGAGATGCAGAACAAGCTGTGGGTGAAGGACgagaagctgaagcagctcaaggccatcgTCACCGAGCCCAGAGCCGAGCGGCCGGAGAGGCCATCCCGGGAAAGGGAGCGGGAAAAGCCTCTCCCAAGATCCGtgtctccttcccctgctccc AGCGCTCCGGTGGCGCCGCTGCGGCCGCGGCGTTCCCGCAGTGCCGGCGAGCGCTGGGTGGATCACCGGCCGCCGTCCCACGTGCCCACGGAGACGCTGCTGCAGCCGCGCGTGCCCAGGGCCATCACCGTGGACGCCCCCAGCGAGCGCGCCCTGGCCCGGTGCGACCGATACCTGCTGACCCACCAGGAGCTCGCCTCCGACGGGGAGATCCAGACCAAGCTCATCAAG GGGGACGTGTTCAAGACCAGGGGTGGTGGCCAGGCCGTGCAGTTCACGGACATCGAGACCCTCAAGCAGGAATCTCCCACTGG GCGGAAGCGCCGCTCGTCACCTCCCAATCCCGACCCCGCCGGGGACGCTGCGGACTCGGAATGGACGGATGTGGAAACCAGG TGTTCCGTGGCCGTGGAGATGAGGGCGGGATCGGCGCTGGGACCGGGATTCCAGCACCACGCCCAGCCCAA GCGCAGGAAGCCCTGA
- the KIF23 gene encoding kinesin-like protein KIF23 isoform X1 has translation MKAARARTPRRPRKATNPTQKDPVGVYCRVRPLSRADQECCIEVINGTTVQIHPPEGYRVFRNGEYRETQYSFKEVFGTLVAQKELFDVVAKPLVEDLIRGKNGLLFTYGVTGSGKTHTMTGSPGDGGLLPRCLAMIFNSIGPFQAKRFVFKLDDKNGVDVQSEVEALLERQRREALPTPKTPAGKRQLDPEFADMIDAQDHCRAGDVDEDNVYGVFVSYIEIYNNYIYDLLEEAPCDPIKPKWNNCNTPVRNGDFVPPQSKILREDQNHNMYVTGCTEVEVKSTEEAFEVFWRGQKKRRIANTQLNRESSRSHSVFIIKLAQAPLDADGDNVLQEKEQITLSQLSLVDLAGSERTNRTKAEGNRLREAGNINQSLMTLRTCIEVLRENQLYGTNKMVPYRDSKLTHLFKNYFDGEGKVRMIVCVNPKAEDYEESLQVMRFAEMTQEVEVARPLDRPLCGLTPGRRLRNQAFREELSRKLELRGGPVGAGPEEPSPAELFFQSFPPLPSCELLDINDDQTLPKLIEALEQRHKMRQMLAEEFAKNVLAFKTMLQEFDSSVASKENYIQGKLAEKEKTITGQKTELERLEKKIKTLEYKIEILEKTATIYEEDKRNLQQELESKSQKLQRQASDKRRLEARLQGMVAETSLKWEKECERRVAAKQLEMQNKLWVKDEKLKQLKAIVTEPRAERPERPSREREREKPLPRSVSPSPAPSAPVAPLRPRRSRSAGERWVDHRPPSHVPTETLLQPRVPRAITVDAPSERALARCDRYLLTHQELASDGEIQTKLIKGDVFKTRGGGQAVQFTDIETLKQESPTGRKRRSSPPNPDPAGDAADSEWTDVETRCSVAVEMRAGSALGPGFQHHAQPKRRKP, from the exons ATGAAGGCGGC TAGGGCCAGGACGCCGCGGAGGCCGAGGAAAGCCACGAACCCCACGCAGAAGGACCCGGTGGGG GTGTACTGCCGGGTGCGGCCGCTCAGCCGGGCGGACCAGGAATGCTGCATCGAGGTCATCAACGGCACCACGGTGCAGATCCACCCTCCCGAGGGCTACCGCGTGTTCAGGAATGGCGAGTACCGCGAG ACCCAGTATTCCTTCAAGGAGGTGTTTGGCACGCTGGTGGCACAGAAGGAGCTCTTTGACGTGGTGGCCAAGCCTCTGGTGGAGGACCTGATCCGGGGCAAGAACG GTCTCCTGTTCACCTATGGAGTGACGGGCAGCGGGAAGACCCACACCATGACAGGATCTCCTGGGGATGGGGGGCTCCTGCCCCGCTGCCTGGCCATGATCTTCAACAGCATCGGCCCCTTCCAGGCCAAGAGATTC GTTTTCAAGCTGGATGACAAGAACGGGGTGGACGTGCAGAGCGAGGTGGAGGCTCTGCTGGAACGCCAGAGGAGAGAGGCCCTGcccaccccaaaaactccagctGGGAA GAGGCAGCTGGATCCCGAGTTTGCCGACATGATCGACGCGCAGGATCACTGCCGGGCGGGGGACGTGGACGAGGACAACGTCTACGGCGTCTTCGTGTCCTACATCGAGATCTACAACAACTACATCTACGACCTGCTGGAGGAGGCCCCCTGCGACCCCATCAAACCCAA GTGGAACAATTGCAACACTCCTGTGAGAAATGGAGACTTTGT ACCTCCCCAGTCCAAAATCCTTCGGGAAGACCAGAACCACAACATGTACGTGACGGGCTGCACCGAAGTGGAGGTCAAATCCACAGAGGAAGCTTTTGAAGTCTTTTGGAGAG GGCAGAAGAAGCGGCGCATCGCCAACACGCAGCTGAACCGGGAATCCAGCCGCTCCCACTCGGTGTTCATCATCAAACTGGCACAGGCTCCTCTGGATGCTGATGGGGACAACGTGCTCCAG gaaaaggagcagatcaccctgagccagctgtccCTGGTGGATCTTGCGGGAAGTGAGAGAACCAACAGGACCAAAGCTGAGGGGAACAGACTGCGGGAAGCAG GGAATATCAACCAGTCCTTGATGACATTGAGGACGTGCATCGAGGTTCTGCGGGAAAACCAATTGTATGGAACAAACAAG ATGGTTCCATACAGAGATTCCAAACTGACTCATCTCTTCAAGAACTATTTCGATGGAGAAGGGAAAGTTCGGATGATTGTGTGTGTGAATCCCAAGGCGGAGGACTACGAGGAAAGCCTG CAAGTGATGCGTTTTGCAGAGATGACCCAGGAGGTGGAGGTGGCCAGGCCCCTGGACAGGCCCCTGTGCGGGCTGACGCCGGGGCGGCGCCTCCGGAACCAGGCATTCCGGGAGGAGCTGTCCCGCAAGCTGGAGCTCAGGGGCGGCCCCGTGGGAGCAG GACCAGAGGAGCCATCTCCTGCTGAGCTCTTCTTCCAGAGCTTCCCTCCCCTGCCTTCCTGCGAGCTCTTGGACATCAACGATGACCAAACACTCCCAAAACTGATCGAGGCCCTGGAGCAGCGCCACAAAATGAGGCAGATGCTGGCAGAGGAATTTGCCAAAAACG TTCTTGCCTTTAAAACAATGCTGCAAGAATTTGACTCCAGTGTTGCATCCAAGGAAAATTACATCCAAGGAAAactggctgagaaggagaaaacCATAACAGGGCAGAAGACAGAGCTGGAACGGCTGGAGAAGAAGATTAAAACCTTGGAGTACAAG ATTGAGATTTTGGAGAAGACAGCCACAATTTACGAGGAGGACAAGAGgaacctgcagcaggagctggagagcaAGAGCCAGAAGCTGCAGCGGCAGGCGTCGGACAAGAGGAGGCTGGaggccaggctgcagggaatgGTGGCTGAGACCTCCCTCAAGTGGGAGAAGGAATGT gagcGGCGGGTGGCAGCCAAGCAGCTGGAGATGCAGAACAAGCTGTGGGTGAAGGACgagaagctgaagcagctcaaggccatcgTCACCGAGCCCAGAGCCGAGCGGCCGGAGAGGCCATCCCGGGAAAGGGAGCGGGAAAAGCCTCTCCCAAGATCCGtgtctccttcccctgctccc AGCGCTCCGGTGGCGCCGCTGCGGCCGCGGCGTTCCCGCAGTGCCGGCGAGCGCTGGGTGGATCACCGGCCGCCGTCCCACGTGCCCACGGAGACGCTGCTGCAGCCGCGCGTGCCCAGGGCCATCACCGTGGACGCCCCCAGCGAGCGCGCCCTGGCCCGGTGCGACCGATACCTGCTGACCCACCAGGAGCTCGCCTCCGACGGGGAGATCCAGACCAAGCTCATCAAG GGGGACGTGTTCAAGACCAGGGGTGGTGGCCAGGCCGTGCAGTTCACGGACATCGAGACCCTCAAGCAGGAATCTCCCACTGG GCGGAAGCGCCGCTCGTCACCTCCCAATCCCGACCCCGCCGGGGACGCTGCGGACTCGGAATGGACGGATGTGGAAACCAGG TGTTCCGTGGCCGTGGAGATGAGGGCGGGATCGGCGCTGGGACCGGGATTCCAGCACCACGCCCAGCCCAA GCGCAGGAAGCCCTGA
- the KIF23 gene encoding kinesin-like protein KIF23 isoform X4, whose translation MKAARARTPRRPRKATNPTQKDPVGVYCRVRPLSRADQECCIEVINGTTVQIHPPEGYRVFRNGEYRETQYSFKEVFGTLVAQKELFDVVAKPLVEDLIRGKNGLLFTYGVTGSGKTHTMTGSPGDGGLLPRCLAMIFNSIGPFQAKRFVFKLDDKNGVDVQSEVEALLERQRREALPTPKTPAGKRQLDPEFADMIDAQDHCRAGDVDEDNVYGVFVSYIEIYNNYIYDLLEEAPCDPIKPKWNNCNTPVRNGDFVPPQSKILREDQNHNMYVTGCTEVEVKSTEEAFEVFWRGQKKRRIANTQLNRESSRSHSVFIIKLAQAPLDADGDNVLQEKEQITLSQLSLVDLAGSERTNRTKAEGNRLREAGNINQSLMTLRTCIEVLRENQLYGTNKMVPYRDSKLTHLFKNYFDGEGKVRMIVCVNPKAEDYEESLQVMRFAEMTQEVEVARPLDRPLCGLTPGRRLRNQAFREELSRKLELRGGPVGAGPEEPSPAELFFQSFPPLPSCELLDINDDQTLPKLIEALEQRHKMRQMLAEEFAKNVLAFKTMLQEFDSSVASKENYIQGKLAEKEKTITGQKTELERLEKKIKTLEYKIEILEKTATIYEEDKRNLQQELESKSQKLQRQASDKRRLEARLQGMVAETSLKWEKECERRVAAKQLEMQNKLWVKDEKLKQLKAIVTEPRAERPERPSREREREKPLPRSVSPSPAPSCGDPAELGDTRVAPRLPRRSNSCSSISVASCVLEWEQRGPSCEPASIPKPRNKAGAEPGSAWPSPARRRGMCWSRVLEVPRDREELEQEEDPCCRSAPVAPLRPRRSRSAGERWVDHRPPSHVPTETLLQPRVPRAITVDAPSERALARCDRYLLTHQELASDGEIQTKLIKGDVFKTRGGGQAVQFTDIETLKQESPTGRKRRSSPPNPDPAGDAADSEWTDVETRCSVAVEMRAGSALGPGFQHHAQPKRRKP comes from the exons ATGAAGGCGGC TAGGGCCAGGACGCCGCGGAGGCCGAGGAAAGCCACGAACCCCACGCAGAAGGACCCGGTGGGG GTGTACTGCCGGGTGCGGCCGCTCAGCCGGGCGGACCAGGAATGCTGCATCGAGGTCATCAACGGCACCACGGTGCAGATCCACCCTCCCGAGGGCTACCGCGTGTTCAGGAATGGCGAGTACCGCGAG ACCCAGTATTCCTTCAAGGAGGTGTTTGGCACGCTGGTGGCACAGAAGGAGCTCTTTGACGTGGTGGCCAAGCCTCTGGTGGAGGACCTGATCCGGGGCAAGAACG GTCTCCTGTTCACCTATGGAGTGACGGGCAGCGGGAAGACCCACACCATGACAGGATCTCCTGGGGATGGGGGGCTCCTGCCCCGCTGCCTGGCCATGATCTTCAACAGCATCGGCCCCTTCCAGGCCAAGAGATTC GTTTTCAAGCTGGATGACAAGAACGGGGTGGACGTGCAGAGCGAGGTGGAGGCTCTGCTGGAACGCCAGAGGAGAGAGGCCCTGcccaccccaaaaactccagctGGGAA GAGGCAGCTGGATCCCGAGTTTGCCGACATGATCGACGCGCAGGATCACTGCCGGGCGGGGGACGTGGACGAGGACAACGTCTACGGCGTCTTCGTGTCCTACATCGAGATCTACAACAACTACATCTACGACCTGCTGGAGGAGGCCCCCTGCGACCCCATCAAACCCAA GTGGAACAATTGCAACACTCCTGTGAGAAATGGAGACTTTGT ACCTCCCCAGTCCAAAATCCTTCGGGAAGACCAGAACCACAACATGTACGTGACGGGCTGCACCGAAGTGGAGGTCAAATCCACAGAGGAAGCTTTTGAAGTCTTTTGGAGAG GGCAGAAGAAGCGGCGCATCGCCAACACGCAGCTGAACCGGGAATCCAGCCGCTCCCACTCGGTGTTCATCATCAAACTGGCACAGGCTCCTCTGGATGCTGATGGGGACAACGTGCTCCAG gaaaaggagcagatcaccctgagccagctgtccCTGGTGGATCTTGCGGGAAGTGAGAGAACCAACAGGACCAAAGCTGAGGGGAACAGACTGCGGGAAGCAG GGAATATCAACCAGTCCTTGATGACATTGAGGACGTGCATCGAGGTTCTGCGGGAAAACCAATTGTATGGAACAAACAAG ATGGTTCCATACAGAGATTCCAAACTGACTCATCTCTTCAAGAACTATTTCGATGGAGAAGGGAAAGTTCGGATGATTGTGTGTGTGAATCCCAAGGCGGAGGACTACGAGGAAAGCCTG CAAGTGATGCGTTTTGCAGAGATGACCCAGGAGGTGGAGGTGGCCAGGCCCCTGGACAGGCCCCTGTGCGGGCTGACGCCGGGGCGGCGCCTCCGGAACCAGGCATTCCGGGAGGAGCTGTCCCGCAAGCTGGAGCTCAGGGGCGGCCCCGTGGGAGCAG GACCAGAGGAGCCATCTCCTGCTGAGCTCTTCTTCCAGAGCTTCCCTCCCCTGCCTTCCTGCGAGCTCTTGGACATCAACGATGACCAAACACTCCCAAAACTGATCGAGGCCCTGGAGCAGCGCCACAAAATGAGGCAGATGCTGGCAGAGGAATTTGCCAAAAACG TTCTTGCCTTTAAAACAATGCTGCAAGAATTTGACTCCAGTGTTGCATCCAAGGAAAATTACATCCAAGGAAAactggctgagaaggagaaaacCATAACAGGGCAGAAGACAGAGCTGGAACGGCTGGAGAAGAAGATTAAAACCTTGGAGTACAAG ATTGAGATTTTGGAGAAGACAGCCACAATTTACGAGGAGGACAAGAGgaacctgcagcaggagctggagagcaAGAGCCAGAAGCTGCAGCGGCAGGCGTCGGACAAGAGGAGGCTGGaggccaggctgcagggaatgGTGGCTGAGACCTCCCTCAAGTGGGAGAAGGAATGT gagcGGCGGGTGGCAGCCAAGCAGCTGGAGATGCAGAACAAGCTGTGGGTGAAGGACgagaagctgaagcagctcaaggccatcgTCACCGAGCCCAGAGCCGAGCGGCCGGAGAGGCCATCCCGGGAAAGGGAGCGGGAAAAGCCTCTCCCAAGATCCGtgtctccttcccctgctccc agctgtggtGACCCCGCTGAGCTCGGGGACACCCGGGTGGCCCCGCGGCTGCCCCGGCGCTCCAActcctgcagcagcatctctgtggcCTCCTGTGTGCTGGagtgggagcagaggggcccTTCCTGCGAGCCAGCCAGCATTCCCAAGCCCAGGAAtaaagctggagcagagccGGGCTcggcctggcccagccctgccaggaggagagggatgtgctggagccgagtgctggaggtgcccagGGATAGAGAGGAGCTAGAGCAGGAAGAGGATCCGTGCTGCAGG AGCGCTCCGGTGGCGCCGCTGCGGCCGCGGCGTTCCCGCAGTGCCGGCGAGCGCTGGGTGGATCACCGGCCGCCGTCCCACGTGCCCACGGAGACGCTGCTGCAGCCGCGCGTGCCCAGGGCCATCACCGTGGACGCCCCCAGCGAGCGCGCCCTGGCCCGGTGCGACCGATACCTGCTGACCCACCAGGAGCTCGCCTCCGACGGGGAGATCCAGACCAAGCTCATCAAG GGGGACGTGTTCAAGACCAGGGGTGGTGGCCAGGCCGTGCAGTTCACGGACATCGAGACCCTCAAGCAGGAATCTCCCACTGG GCGGAAGCGCCGCTCGTCACCTCCCAATCCCGACCCCGCCGGGGACGCTGCGGACTCGGAATGGACGGATGTGGAAACCAGG TGTTCCGTGGCCGTGGAGATGAGGGCGGGATCGGCGCTGGGACCGGGATTCCAGCACCACGCCCAGCCCAA GCGCAGGAAGCCCTGA
- the KIF23 gene encoding kinesin-like protein KIF23 isoform X2 produces MKAAARTPRRPRKATNPTQKDPVGVYCRVRPLSRADQECCIEVINGTTVQIHPPEGYRVFRNGEYRETQYSFKEVFGTLVAQKELFDVVAKPLVEDLIRGKNGLLFTYGVTGSGKTHTMTGSPGDGGLLPRCLAMIFNSIGPFQAKRFVFKLDDKNGVDVQSEVEALLERQRREALPTPKTPAGKRQLDPEFADMIDAQDHCRAGDVDEDNVYGVFVSYIEIYNNYIYDLLEEAPCDPIKPKWNNCNTPVRNGDFVPPQSKILREDQNHNMYVTGCTEVEVKSTEEAFEVFWRGQKKRRIANTQLNRESSRSHSVFIIKLAQAPLDADGDNVLQEKEQITLSQLSLVDLAGSERTNRTKAEGNRLREAGNINQSLMTLRTCIEVLRENQLYGTNKMVPYRDSKLTHLFKNYFDGEGKVRMIVCVNPKAEDYEESLQVMRFAEMTQEVEVARPLDRPLCGLTPGRRLRNQAFREELSRKLELRGGPVGAGPEEPSPAELFFQSFPPLPSCELLDINDDQTLPKLIEALEQRHKMRQMLAEEFAKNVLAFKTMLQEFDSSVASKENYIQGKLAEKEKTITGQKTELERLEKKIKTLEYKIEILEKTATIYEEDKRNLQQELESKSQKLQRQASDKRRLEARLQGMVAETSLKWEKECERRVAAKQLEMQNKLWVKDEKLKQLKAIVTEPRAERPERPSREREREKPLPRSVSPSPAPSAPVAPLRPRRSRSAGERWVDHRPPSHVPTETLLQPRVPRAITVDAPSERALARCDRYLLTHQELASDGEIQTKLIKGDVFKTRGGGQAVQFTDIETLKQESPTGRKRRSSPPNPDPAGDAADSEWTDVETRCSVAVEMRAGSALGPGFQHHAQPKRRKP; encoded by the exons ATGAAGGCGGC GGCCAGGACGCCGCGGAGGCCGAGGAAAGCCACGAACCCCACGCAGAAGGACCCGGTGGGG GTGTACTGCCGGGTGCGGCCGCTCAGCCGGGCGGACCAGGAATGCTGCATCGAGGTCATCAACGGCACCACGGTGCAGATCCACCCTCCCGAGGGCTACCGCGTGTTCAGGAATGGCGAGTACCGCGAG ACCCAGTATTCCTTCAAGGAGGTGTTTGGCACGCTGGTGGCACAGAAGGAGCTCTTTGACGTGGTGGCCAAGCCTCTGGTGGAGGACCTGATCCGGGGCAAGAACG GTCTCCTGTTCACCTATGGAGTGACGGGCAGCGGGAAGACCCACACCATGACAGGATCTCCTGGGGATGGGGGGCTCCTGCCCCGCTGCCTGGCCATGATCTTCAACAGCATCGGCCCCTTCCAGGCCAAGAGATTC GTTTTCAAGCTGGATGACAAGAACGGGGTGGACGTGCAGAGCGAGGTGGAGGCTCTGCTGGAACGCCAGAGGAGAGAGGCCCTGcccaccccaaaaactccagctGGGAA GAGGCAGCTGGATCCCGAGTTTGCCGACATGATCGACGCGCAGGATCACTGCCGGGCGGGGGACGTGGACGAGGACAACGTCTACGGCGTCTTCGTGTCCTACATCGAGATCTACAACAACTACATCTACGACCTGCTGGAGGAGGCCCCCTGCGACCCCATCAAACCCAA GTGGAACAATTGCAACACTCCTGTGAGAAATGGAGACTTTGT ACCTCCCCAGTCCAAAATCCTTCGGGAAGACCAGAACCACAACATGTACGTGACGGGCTGCACCGAAGTGGAGGTCAAATCCACAGAGGAAGCTTTTGAAGTCTTTTGGAGAG GGCAGAAGAAGCGGCGCATCGCCAACACGCAGCTGAACCGGGAATCCAGCCGCTCCCACTCGGTGTTCATCATCAAACTGGCACAGGCTCCTCTGGATGCTGATGGGGACAACGTGCTCCAG gaaaaggagcagatcaccctgagccagctgtccCTGGTGGATCTTGCGGGAAGTGAGAGAACCAACAGGACCAAAGCTGAGGGGAACAGACTGCGGGAAGCAG GGAATATCAACCAGTCCTTGATGACATTGAGGACGTGCATCGAGGTTCTGCGGGAAAACCAATTGTATGGAACAAACAAG ATGGTTCCATACAGAGATTCCAAACTGACTCATCTCTTCAAGAACTATTTCGATGGAGAAGGGAAAGTTCGGATGATTGTGTGTGTGAATCCCAAGGCGGAGGACTACGAGGAAAGCCTG CAAGTGATGCGTTTTGCAGAGATGACCCAGGAGGTGGAGGTGGCCAGGCCCCTGGACAGGCCCCTGTGCGGGCTGACGCCGGGGCGGCGCCTCCGGAACCAGGCATTCCGGGAGGAGCTGTCCCGCAAGCTGGAGCTCAGGGGCGGCCCCGTGGGAGCAG GACCAGAGGAGCCATCTCCTGCTGAGCTCTTCTTCCAGAGCTTCCCTCCCCTGCCTTCCTGCGAGCTCTTGGACATCAACGATGACCAAACACTCCCAAAACTGATCGAGGCCCTGGAGCAGCGCCACAAAATGAGGCAGATGCTGGCAGAGGAATTTGCCAAAAACG TTCTTGCCTTTAAAACAATGCTGCAAGAATTTGACTCCAGTGTTGCATCCAAGGAAAATTACATCCAAGGAAAactggctgagaaggagaaaacCATAACAGGGCAGAAGACAGAGCTGGAACGGCTGGAGAAGAAGATTAAAACCTTGGAGTACAAG ATTGAGATTTTGGAGAAGACAGCCACAATTTACGAGGAGGACAAGAGgaacctgcagcaggagctggagagcaAGAGCCAGAAGCTGCAGCGGCAGGCGTCGGACAAGAGGAGGCTGGaggccaggctgcagggaatgGTGGCTGAGACCTCCCTCAAGTGGGAGAAGGAATGT gagcGGCGGGTGGCAGCCAAGCAGCTGGAGATGCAGAACAAGCTGTGGGTGAAGGACgagaagctgaagcagctcaaggccatcgTCACCGAGCCCAGAGCCGAGCGGCCGGAGAGGCCATCCCGGGAAAGGGAGCGGGAAAAGCCTCTCCCAAGATCCGtgtctccttcccctgctccc AGCGCTCCGGTGGCGCCGCTGCGGCCGCGGCGTTCCCGCAGTGCCGGCGAGCGCTGGGTGGATCACCGGCCGCCGTCCCACGTGCCCACGGAGACGCTGCTGCAGCCGCGCGTGCCCAGGGCCATCACCGTGGACGCCCCCAGCGAGCGCGCCCTGGCCCGGTGCGACCGATACCTGCTGACCCACCAGGAGCTCGCCTCCGACGGGGAGATCCAGACCAAGCTCATCAAG GGGGACGTGTTCAAGACCAGGGGTGGTGGCCAGGCCGTGCAGTTCACGGACATCGAGACCCTCAAGCAGGAATCTCCCACTGG GCGGAAGCGCCGCTCGTCACCTCCCAATCCCGACCCCGCCGGGGACGCTGCGGACTCGGAATGGACGGATGTGGAAACCAGG TGTTCCGTGGCCGTGGAGATGAGGGCGGGATCGGCGCTGGGACCGGGATTCCAGCACCACGCCCAGCCCAA GCGCAGGAAGCCCTGA